AACTGCGCTTGCAATGGGACGTGTCGGAATCCCTGGTCGCGGTGCGGGACGGCGAGGTCGTCGGCTACGTCCTCTGCTGGTACGTGGCCGATGAGGTGCACGTCGTCAACCTGGCGGTGCATGGGCGCTGGCGCCGGCGCGGCATCGGCCGGCGCATGATGGAAGAGGTGTGCGCCCGGGCGAGCCGTCGGGGGGCGAGCACGGCCACTCTCGAGGTGCGCTTCCGCAACGAAGCCGCCATCCGACTCTACGAAGGACTCGGTTTCCGCCAGGTAGCGATCCGCAGGGCCTACTACGCCGACAACGGCGAAGACGCGCTGGTGATGTTGAAGGAACTCGAGCCGCTGCCCGGGGGCTGACGTCTTCGCACGCGTGGCGGAGGCGCTCGGCGTCGGCCGTGGGCCGCCAGAGCCGAAAAAAACCCGCCTCGGGGAAGCCCTGAAGGGTTTTCCAGACAGGGCATTAGAAACAGCTCAATATCCATGATCCCAAGATGTTGCATAGTTTCCAGTGGGTCCATACACGGGCCGGCATGGAGCTCGCCCGGCGGAAATCATTGAGGGGCGCGGGCCCGCGCCTATAATCCCGGCGGCGGGCCACCAGGAGGGAGCCAGGATGTCTTGGCTGCATCGCGCCAAGCAGGGCGTGAAGATCCAGCGTACGGCGGAGAAGCGAGACCTGCCCGAGGGCATGTGGATGAAGTGCCCCGGGTGCT
The sequence above is a segment of the Candidatus Krumholzibacteriia bacterium genome. Coding sequences within it:
- the rimI gene encoding ribosomal protein S18-alanine N-acetyltransferase, which gives rise to MEVSLQAMGAEHLEQVLAIERTFAAPWTREMFLQELRLQWDVSESLVAVRDGEVVGYVLCWYVADEVHVVNLAVHGRWRRRGIGRRMMEEVCARASRRGASTATLEVRFRNEAAIRLYEGLGFRQVAIRRAYYADNGEDALVMLKELEPLPGG